GCCTTGATCAGCAGATCCGCCGCCTCGGCCGGGTAGTCGGCCGCCCATTCATAGCCCGCCTGCGTGGCCTGCATGAAGGCCGTCACCACCTGCGGCTTGTCGGCCAGCGTCTTGCCGCTGGCGGCGATATAGCCGTTGTGCTGGTCGGGGATGCCGTAATCGGCATAGGCAAAGGCCGATTGGCGCCGGCCCAGCAGGGTGCCGTTCACGCCTTCCCAGGTGGCCACCTCCAGCGTGAAATCCACCGCGCCGCTGGCCAGCGCCTCGTAGGCGCCGGTCCCAAGGGTCACGGTATCCCAGACCGGATCGCCGCCATCGGCGCGGATCATGGTGCCGATCAGCGCCGCCTCCCATGCGCTGCCGAAACCGGCATAGATCTTGCCCGACAGATCGGCCGGGCGTTTGATCGCGGCATTGTCGGTGTTGTAGACCAGCCGCCCGGTTTCATGCTGCATGGTGGCCCACAGCGCGGTCATGTCGGCGCCGCCGGCCCTGGCGCTCATGAACCCCAGCGAGGTGAGATAGCCGAAATCCGTCACCCCGCCGGCCAGCAGCGCGGCGGAACTGGTGTCGGAATAGGGCAGGATGTCCACCGTCAGCCCGGCATCGGCGTAGAACCCCTTGTCGCGCGCGACGACCAGCCCGATGTGGTTGGTGTTCAACGTCCAGTCCAGGGCGATGGTGACGGGCGTATCGGCCAGGACCGGCAGCGGCAGGGCCAGGCAGGTGGCCAGCAGAATGGGGCGGATCATCGGGGCGGTTCCTCCAGCAGCAGGGATTTCAGGGTTTCGCGCAACGGGGCCATGCGGGCCTCGGTCCGGGCGGAATGGGGGGTGGGCACGGGAATGTCGGCGATGATGCGGCCGGGGCTGCCGGCCATTACCAGGATACGGTCGGCAAGGCCCGTCGCCTCGTGCAGGTCATGCGTCACCAGCAGCACGCCGCGCGGGTGGTCGGTCAGCCGCGCCAGCAGCCAGTCCTGCATGCGCAGCCGCGTCACGGCATCCAGCGCGGAAAACGGCTCGTCCAGCAGCAGGAAGCGGCCATCCTGCACGATGGTGCGCAGAAAGGCGGCGCGCTGGCGCATGCCGCCCGACAGCTGCGCCGGAAACTGGCCTTGCGTGCCTTCCAGCCCGAAGGGGGCGAACAGCGGCGCCACGCGGGCTTGCGCGGCACGGCGGGGGTGGCCCGCCACCTCCAGCCCCAGCGCGGCGTTCCGGGCGATGGTCAGCCAGGGAAACAGCGCATCGCTTTGCGGCTGATAGCAGATGCCCGGATGCGGGCGCGACACCGGCCTGCCGTCCAGCAACAGGTCGCCCCGCCCCACCGGCCCGCCTGCCAGCCCCGCCAGCCATTTCAGCACCGAGGTCTTGCCGCAGCCCGACGGGCCGATCAGCGCGGTAATCCCGCTATCGGGCAGCGACAGCGACAGGTCGCGCACCAGATCGCGGCCGCCGGCGACAATGGTCAGGCCCCGGATCTCAAGCATGGCCGCGCCCCTCGGGCCCCCGGGTGGTCAGCCTGTCCAGCCCCCGCAACAGGCCCAGCAAGGCCAGCGTCAGCCCGGCCGAGACCACGACGGCGGCCAGCACCAGATCGGCGCGGAAGTTGTTCTTGGCCGACAGGATGTAGATCCCCAGCCCCTGCCGCGCCCCGGCATATTCGGCAAAGATCGTCGCCACCACCGCATAGGTTGCCGAAATGCGCAGGCCAGCCAGGAACGGCGCCCGCGCGGCCGGCAGGGTGGCGCGGCGGAACACCGTCCATCGGCCCGCCCCCATCGACACCAGCAGGTCGGCAAAGGCCTGCGGCACCTGGCGATAGCCCGACAACAGGCTGAGCAGCATGGGAAAGAACGTGACCAGCACCACCAGCACGATCTTGGGCAACAGGCCAAAGCCGAACCACAGGATCATCAGCGGCGCCAGCGCCACCAGCGGCACCGTCTGGCTGACCACGAAAATCGGCATCAGCGCCCGTTCGGCCCATGGCGTGAAATGCAGTGCAACCGAGATGGCCGCCGCGAAGCCCACCGATATGCCAAAGCCCAGGGCCACCACCCGCAGCGTGGCCAGCGCGTGGCCCCCGATCTCGGCCCGCTGCGCCCATAGCGCGGCCACCACGCCCGACGGCGGCGGCAGGATCAGCCCCGACACGCCCGACAGGCGGCAATAGCCCTCCCACACCGCAAGCAGCATCAGGGCAAGCAGGATCGTCGGCAGACTGCGCTGCAACATCGGCATACTTTCTGGCTGGGATCAGCGGCGCGACGGGCTGTTGGCCGAAGCCGTCAGGTCAATGGTCACATGGCCTTCGGCCGGACCGAAGCGCAGGAACGCCTGCCGCAGCGTTTCGAACACCGCGCCGGCATCGCCCCGCAGGCGGGTGCAGAAATTCTTGGACGTCAGGAAGGTGCCCGAGGATTTCAGAAAGTCGATGCAGCCATAGATCTCGTCCATGTGCCGGTCCTGCCCCAGCACATACAGCGAAAACTGCACGTCGATCTCGACCCCCGCCAGCGGCGCGCCCTGCACGGCGGCCAGCGCCTGTGCCTGACGGTCTGCCAGCGGCAGGCCCTGCGCCACGGCCAGCACCTCGCACCGGCAGGACGGCTCGTCCGGCTCGCCCGGGCACCCGCGCGAGATCGTGGCATGCATGGTCACATGCGCCGGACTGCGGGCAGCACCGGCGAACAGGTCGCGCATGGCGCCGAACAGCGGTTCGGGCGCGCCCACCATCAGGGTGGACATGTCGTCCGTCTGGATCCGCAGATGGTCACGATAGGGGGCCAGCGCCTCCAGCCCCGACAGGATGACGCCGACGAAATCCGACGTCATGGGATAAAGCGACACCTGCGCGCCGATGAACATAAATCCTCGCTCCGCCGGCATTACCCGGATCAGCTGTGAAGGGTTCGCGCCAGCCTGCGCATCTCAGCCCCTGTCGGAGCACCCCTGGTTGCGCCGGCACCATGCGGCGGGATTCGTCCGGTGTCAAGGGCGCGGGGCGGGTGCAGCTGACCCAGGCGCTCCAGCCGGCCCGACCTCAGCCTGAAGCGGCGGCCGGTGGCATTGGCAAAGCCCGGCTGCACATCGTCAAAGCGGCCGTTGGCATCGGTCACGGTGATCACCGCCACCGTGCTGCCCCCCCGCGTCAGCACGGTGCCAGCCGCAACCGGGGTCAGCGCGATGGCGGCATGATAGCGGCTTTCCAGCCGCTCGCCCCCCATGCGGCAGATCGCGCCGCTGCCAGATTCACCCCGCCCCGGCGCAAGGCGGGGGGGACGCCGGCATGAACGGCGGGACAGGCCCCCTAGCCCCTGTCCGGCGGGAAATCGGCGGCCTGATGGGCGACGATGTCCAGATAGTCCTTGCGGATGGGGCAGAAGATATCGAGGTTCATCACCACCTCGTCCGAGATCGGCACCGCGCCATGCGGCACATCGGGCGGAATGCGCAGCACCTCGCCTGCGCCAACCTCCAGCGTCTGGTCGCCCACGGTCCAGCGCATCCGCCCGGTCAGCACCAGCGCGATCTGTTCGAACGGGTGGCTGTGAACGCCAAGGGTCATGCCCGGCTCCAGCCAGTTCATCACCAGCAGCACATCTTCGCCGCGAAAGCCGGCGCGGCTGACATGATCGCGCACGGCGAAGCGGGGCAGATCCTCCCATTTCACCGGCATGCGAAAGGGTTCCAGGGGTTTGCTCATGCTATCCTCCTATCCGGTCAGCGCGCGCCAAAGCCGCCGCCGCCGGGGGTGATCATGGTGATCTCGTCGCCGGGCTTCATGTCGGTTTTGCCTTGCAGCACCACGGGTTTGCCGTTCACCAGAAACTGCCCTGCCCGTCCCGAGGCGCC
The Gemmobacter sp. DNA segment above includes these coding regions:
- a CDS encoding YkoF family thiamine/hydroxymethylpyrimidine-binding protein; translated protein: MFIGAQVSLYPMTSDFVGVILSGLEALAPYRDHLRIQTDDMSTLMVGAPEPLFGAMRDLFAGAARSPAHVTMHATISRGCPGEPDEPSCRCEVLAVAQGLPLADRQAQALAAVQGAPLAGVEIDVQFSLYVLGQDRHMDEIYGCIDFLKSSGTFLTSKNFCTRLRGDAGAVFETLRQAFLRFGPAEGHVTIDLTASANSPSRR
- a CDS encoding ABC transporter ATP-binding protein, producing MLEIRGLTIVAGGRDLVRDLSLSLPDSGITALIGPSGCGKTSVLKWLAGLAGGPVGRGDLLLDGRPVSRPHPGICYQPQSDALFPWLTIARNAALGLEVAGHPRRAAQARVAPLFAPFGLEGTQGQFPAQLSGGMRQRAAFLRTIVQDGRFLLLDEPFSALDAVTRLRMQDWLLARLTDHPRGVLLVTHDLHEATGLADRILVMAGSPGRIIADIPVPTPHSARTEARMAPLRETLKSLLLEEPPR
- a CDS encoding cupin domain-containing protein — encoded protein: MSKPLEPFRMPVKWEDLPRFAVRDHVSRAGFRGEDVLLVMNWLEPGMTLGVHSHPFEQIALVLTGRMRWTVGDQTLEVGAGEVLRIPPDVPHGAVPISDEVVMNLDIFCPIRKDYLDIVAHQAADFPPDRG
- a CDS encoding ABC transporter substrate-binding protein, coding for MIRPILLATCLALPLPVLADTPVTIALDWTLNTNHIGLVVARDKGFYADAGLTVDILPYSDTSSAALLAGGVTDFGYLTSLGFMSARAGGADMTALWATMQHETGRLVYNTDNAAIKRPADLSGKIYAGFGSAWEAALIGTMIRADGGDPVWDTVTLGTGAYEALASGAVDFTLEVATWEGVNGTLLGRRQSAFAYADYGIPDQHNGYIAASGKTLADKPQVVTAFMQATQAGYEWAADYPAEAADLLIKAGDFPNRDLVHGSMKAIADGGYLRDGDAPVGRIDPDRFVTMARFLFDSGVLKDAGGAPRAWPGDVSGWYDQRWMRD
- a CDS encoding ABC transporter permease is translated as MLQRSLPTILLALMLLAVWEGYCRLSGVSGLILPPPSGVVAALWAQRAEIGGHALATLRVVALGFGISVGFAAAISVALHFTPWAERALMPIFVVSQTVPLVALAPLMILWFGFGLLPKIVLVVLVTFFPMLLSLLSGYRQVPQAFADLLVSMGAGRWTVFRRATLPAARAPFLAGLRISATYAVVATIFAEYAGARQGLGIYILSAKNNFRADLVLAAVVVSAGLTLALLGLLRGLDRLTTRGPEGRGHA